One genomic window of Methanosarcina acetivorans C2A includes the following:
- a CDS encoding pyridoxamine 5'-phosphate oxidase family protein, with protein sequence MVKLSNEMVEDFAKMKIFPFATASKSGEPNVIPIGFCKLQDDRETIWIADNFFHKTRQNLEENPRGSIYVWGPEVKGCYQIKGDFEIKTDGEDYEKMYKAVKSLGDRFPAKALAVMKITDVYECKSGAGAGKQLL encoded by the coding sequence ATGGTCAAATTGAGCAATGAAATGGTAGAGGATTTTGCAAAAATGAAGATTTTTCCCTTTGCAACCGCTTCGAAAAGCGGAGAACCGAATGTTATCCCAATTGGCTTTTGCAAGCTTCAGGATGACAGAGAGACTATCTGGATTGCGGACAATTTTTTCCATAAGACCCGCCAGAACCTTGAAGAAAACCCGAGAGGTTCAATCTATGTCTGGGGGCCTGAGGTCAAAGGTTGCTACCAGATAAAAGGGGATTTTGAGATCAAAACCGATGGGGAAGACTATGAGAAGATGTACAAAGCTGTCAAGAGTTTGGGAGACAGGTTCCCTGCAAAAGCCCTTGCCGTTATGAAAATCACCGATGTTTATGAGTGCAAATCCGGTGCAGGAGCCGGAAAGCAGCTCCTCTGA
- a CDS encoding tyrosine-type recombinase/integrase yields MKYNELKDDAYIKNWLSGIGAKTTTREGYTDSLRAYTEFLNKIPEQIIIESEEDIKSGKLMRERRIFNEIREFRESLESSDIAPMSIKARLTGVRSFFSFYNIQLPVLPRSATSARPLMENRAIPTKEDIRETLTVADHLEKALVLTGISSGLSINEISNLMVRGFMEGYDEETGITTLHLIREKVGYEFYTFLTPEASRAIWNYLEYRGRTTEKKDKVRQSQLLKQKIKYDKKGNPTGYLFINRYIPYEYLECNNEKEAEELRKLNTKNIQKIYRELNEKAGKSNPLGERNLVRSHNVRKFFNSTMLANRAELFFVDFLMGHQIDGTRDAYFRADPVSLRKEYEKYIPYLTIEKTLDPTEHPTFIQMRKDADAYKRVADIASEERKAEREELQNLRTEIENMKKKEDIKKSTINFNDPDIRAQLLKFLTDNQ; encoded by the coding sequence TTGAAATATAATGAATTAAAGGACGATGCATATATAAAAAACTGGTTATCAGGAATTGGAGCAAAAACAACAACCAGAGAAGGCTATACTGATAGTTTAAGAGCTTATACTGAATTCCTGAATAAGATTCCTGAACAAATCATCATCGAATCTGAAGAAGACATAAAATCCGGTAAGCTGATGAGGGAAAGAAGGATTTTCAACGAAATAAGGGAGTTTAGAGAATCCTTAGAGTCATCTGATATAGCCCCAATGTCGATAAAAGCTAGATTGACCGGTGTAAGAAGCTTTTTTAGTTTTTATAATATCCAATTGCCTGTTTTACCCAGATCGGCTACTAGTGCAAGGCCATTGATGGAAAATAGAGCAATTCCAACAAAAGAAGATATCAGAGAAACACTAACCGTAGCTGATCACTTAGAGAAGGCATTAGTTCTTACTGGCATTTCAAGTGGCCTCTCCATAAACGAAATTTCAAACTTAATGGTAAGGGGATTTATGGAAGGTTATGACGAAGAAACCGGAATAACAACCCTGCACCTTATTAGGGAAAAAGTGGGATATGAATTTTATACATTCTTAACTCCTGAAGCTTCGAGGGCTATATGGAATTATCTGGAATATAGAGGAAGGACAACTGAAAAGAAAGACAAAGTCAGACAAAGCCAGTTACTAAAACAAAAAATAAAATACGACAAAAAAGGTAATCCAACGGGATACCTGTTCATTAACCGCTATATACCCTATGAATATCTTGAATGTAATAACGAAAAAGAAGCCGAAGAGCTCAGAAAGCTTAACACTAAAAATATACAAAAGATTTATAGAGAACTTAATGAAAAGGCAGGAAAATCAAACCCGTTAGGTGAACGAAACCTGGTAAGATCACATAACGTAAGGAAGTTTTTCAACAGCACAATGTTAGCTAATAGGGCTGAACTTTTTTTTGTTGATTTTTTAATGGGTCATCAAATCGATGGTACCCGAGACGCCTATTTCAGGGCTGATCCGGTTTCACTGAGGAAAGAATACGAGAAATATATTCCCTACCTCACTATAGAAAAGACATTAGATCCAACTGAACACCCAACTTTTATTCAGATGAGAAAAGATGCTGATGCATATAAACGGGTAGCGGATATTGCATCTGAAGAAAGGAAGGCGGAGCGGGAAGAATTGCAAAATTTACGAACGGAAATTGAAAACATGAAAAAGAAAGAGGACATTAAAAAAAGCACTATAAACTTCAACGATCCCGATATCCGGGCACAGTTATTAAAGTTTTTAACCGATAACCAGTAA